One genomic segment of Catenulispora sp. MAP5-51 includes these proteins:
- a CDS encoding ricin-type beta-trefoil lectin domain protein produces the protein MAAVLVLSSAGVALTQATTSFADTGVNVWLTTADQADKLTPQSPIAFGVGGSGDVITVNPDATYQSIVGFGGSLTDASAYNIWNSPSRDAIMDNLFGSGPDGISLSFLRQPVGTSDFSRSFYSLDDVGPGSSDPALSQFSIAKDQAYIIPLLQQARSLNPQLTFMGTPWSAPAWMKTNASMLGTKDAALQPGDEAVYAQYLTKFAQAYQAQGIPISYLSVANEPAWPPLTYPGMLMTPQQQSTVINDLAPDLAAAGQNTKLLAWDDNWDDITGVYPDQSYPKQVLAATGANTAGVAWHGYDTHDPNAQTAVHDAYPGTDVLETEHSWTSGTDWPGEITGQGSDTAIDALRNWSRTVSFWNIALDANGGPKTDGGPTIDNGCGCTAPVTTDGANVTYNAEYYVLGHFSKFVKPGALRIDSNVVGSVNNVAFENPDHSIALIADNTGSSAQTFQVSYKGSSFGYTLPAGAMATFTWPGGATRFGTITGHQGLCLDVQGANPADTTPVQVYTCNGTTAQTWTVEPSDNTVHALGKCLDVQGGATANGTPVQLYTCNGTGAQTWVPQGDGSLYNPQSGRCLDDTGGGASTTRTQIFDCWQNDNQQWNLP, from the coding sequence ATGGCCGCTGTGTTGGTGCTCTCCAGTGCGGGCGTCGCGTTGACGCAGGCCACGACGTCGTTCGCGGACACGGGCGTGAACGTCTGGCTCACCACCGCCGACCAGGCGGACAAGCTGACCCCGCAGAGCCCGATCGCCTTCGGAGTCGGTGGTTCCGGCGACGTCATCACGGTCAACCCGGACGCCACCTACCAGTCGATCGTCGGGTTCGGCGGCTCGCTCACCGACGCGTCCGCGTACAACATCTGGAACTCCCCGTCCCGCGACGCCATCATGGACAACCTGTTCGGTTCGGGCCCCGACGGGATCTCGTTGAGCTTCCTGCGCCAGCCCGTCGGGACCTCGGACTTCTCCCGCTCGTTCTACAGCCTGGACGATGTGGGCCCGGGCTCGAGCGACCCGGCCCTGTCCCAGTTCTCCATCGCCAAGGACCAGGCCTACATCATCCCGCTGCTGCAGCAGGCGCGCTCGCTGAACCCCCAGCTGACGTTCATGGGCACCCCTTGGAGCGCACCGGCCTGGATGAAGACCAACGCCAGCATGCTCGGCACCAAGGACGCGGCTCTGCAACCGGGAGACGAAGCCGTCTACGCCCAGTACCTGACGAAGTTCGCGCAGGCCTACCAGGCCCAGGGCATCCCGATCAGCTACCTGAGCGTCGCCAACGAACCGGCGTGGCCCCCGTTGACCTACCCGGGCATGCTGATGACCCCGCAGCAGCAGAGCACCGTCATCAACGACCTCGCCCCCGACCTGGCCGCCGCCGGCCAGAACACGAAGCTCCTGGCCTGGGACGACAACTGGGACGACATCACCGGCGTCTACCCCGACCAGAGCTATCCCAAGCAGGTCCTGGCCGCCACCGGCGCGAACACCGCCGGCGTGGCCTGGCACGGCTACGACACCCACGACCCGAACGCCCAAACGGCCGTCCACGACGCGTATCCGGGCACGGACGTACTGGAAACCGAACACTCGTGGACCAGTGGCACGGACTGGCCCGGTGAGATCACCGGCCAGGGCAGCGACACCGCGATCGACGCCCTGCGCAACTGGTCGCGCACAGTCTCCTTCTGGAACATCGCGCTCGACGCCAACGGCGGCCCGAAGACCGACGGCGGCCCGACGATCGACAACGGCTGCGGGTGCACCGCCCCGGTGACCACCGACGGCGCCAACGTGACCTACAACGCCGAGTACTACGTCCTCGGGCACTTCTCCAAGTTCGTCAAGCCCGGCGCACTGCGCATCGACTCCAACGTCGTCGGCTCGGTCAACAACGTGGCGTTCGAGAACCCCGACCACTCCATCGCCCTGATCGCCGACAACACCGGCTCCAGCGCCCAGACCTTCCAGGTCTCCTACAAGGGCTCCTCCTTCGGCTACACGCTGCCCGCCGGCGCCATGGCCACCTTCACCTGGCCCGGCGGCGCGACCCGGTTCGGCACCATCACCGGCCACCAGGGCCTGTGCCTGGACGTCCAGGGCGCCAACCCCGCCGACACCACGCCGGTGCAGGTCTACACCTGCAACGGCACCACCGCGCAGACCTGGACGGTCGAGCCCTCCGACAACACCGTCCACGCCCTGGGCAAGTGCCTGGACGTCCAGGGCGGCGCCACCGCGAACGGCACCCCGGTCCAGCTCTACACCTGCAACGGCACCGGCGCCCAGACCTGGGTACCGCAAGGCGACGGCTCCCTGTACAACCCCCAGTCCGGCCGGTGCCTGGACGACACCGGCGGGGGCGCAAGCACCACCCGCACCCAGATCTTCGACTGCTGGCAAAACGACAACCAGCAGTGGAACCTGCCGTAG
- a CDS encoding glycoside hydrolase family 3 C-terminal domain-containing protein, producing the protein MIAAPTTAHAASCPWVGSTASPDQKADQVIAAMSVTDEVNLVTGTGGAYTGNIAANPALCIPALNLMDGPAGIGHSSFGVTQLPAPVAGAASFDTAAEQQYGTVVGQEVAGKGGNVSLGPTVNIVRDPRWGRAFESFGEDPYLAGKIGAAEITGVQNQGVMAQVKHLAAYNQETNRENTSSPLDDAVVDTRTMQETYLGAFQAAVNAGAASVMCSYNQVTTTTPGNESDWACQNNYLQNTVLKGQFGFPGFITSDWRATHSTAQAANYGLDMEMPGAGFFGSNLTSAVNSGQVPKSRLDDMAHRILREMFAFGLFDRPPTGSPDATVTSSAHTATALQVAEEGTVLLKNSNVLPLGSTTHSIAVIGDDAGPQTLSRGGGSAEVIPPYVVTPYQGIANRAARSGIGVSYASGPRNNGALPDIPASALGSVTGQYFNGTDLSGTPLATRTDDTVDFNWNGEPPVPGLGNSNWSAKWTGTLTPPTTGTYTFSLTSDDGSRLYVNGQQVIDMWQDQASTTRTGTISLTAGQPVSIEVDYFQGGGGSNVTLGWQPPGTPDALTQAKNAAQSADVAVVFAGTYEAEYDAVGGSGGDLASIDLSANDNNLIQQIAAVNPHTIVVLNNGSAVTMPWINQVAGVFEAWYPGQEGGNAIAALLFGDVNPSGKLPVTFPASLTDIPDSTAAQWPGTSDQVQYAEGSQVGYRWYDAQNKTPLFPFGYGLTYTSFGFSNLNVTGPDSSGTITATATVTNTGPVAGSEVAQLYLTSPASAGEPPKRLKGFSRVTLNPGDSTTVSFTLSQQDYSSWSTATNGWIAPSGTYTVSVGDSSRNLPLTGTFTVNGTNPSGETIAGVAANLCLDDKWASTQDNNPIYIYACNGTGAQNVQVIPDATDGTVTLHILGKCVDVQNGATDNYTLVQLYTCNPSGAQRWVPQPNGALKNPQSGRCLDDPGAVLDPTQLQIFDCNGTAAQAWRIP; encoded by the coding sequence ATGATCGCGGCACCGACCACCGCGCACGCCGCAAGCTGCCCGTGGGTCGGCTCGACCGCCTCACCGGACCAGAAGGCTGATCAGGTCATCGCCGCGATGAGCGTGACCGACGAGGTCAACCTGGTGACCGGCACCGGCGGGGCATATACCGGGAACATCGCCGCGAACCCCGCTTTGTGCATCCCGGCGCTGAACCTGATGGACGGTCCGGCCGGGATCGGGCACTCCTCGTTCGGTGTCACCCAGCTGCCCGCGCCGGTGGCCGGCGCCGCGAGTTTCGACACCGCCGCCGAGCAGCAATACGGCACGGTCGTCGGACAGGAGGTGGCCGGCAAGGGCGGGAACGTTTCGCTGGGCCCGACGGTCAACATTGTGCGCGACCCGCGCTGGGGCCGGGCCTTCGAGTCCTTCGGTGAGGATCCGTATCTGGCCGGGAAGATCGGCGCCGCCGAGATCACCGGCGTCCAGAACCAGGGCGTGATGGCCCAGGTCAAGCACCTGGCCGCCTACAACCAGGAGACCAACCGCGAAAATACTTCCTCACCGCTGGACGACGCGGTCGTTGACACCCGCACCATGCAGGAGACCTACCTCGGGGCGTTCCAAGCCGCGGTCAACGCCGGGGCTGCTTCGGTGATGTGCTCCTACAACCAGGTCACCACCACCACACCTGGCAACGAATCGGACTGGGCCTGCCAGAACAACTACCTGCAGAACACGGTCCTCAAAGGCCAGTTCGGCTTCCCCGGGTTCATCACCTCGGACTGGCGGGCCACCCACTCCACCGCCCAGGCTGCGAACTACGGCCTGGACATGGAGATGCCCGGCGCCGGCTTCTTCGGCTCGAACCTGACCAGCGCGGTGAACTCCGGGCAGGTGCCCAAGTCCAGGCTGGACGACATGGCGCACCGCATCCTGCGCGAGATGTTCGCCTTCGGCCTGTTCGACCGGCCCCCGACCGGATCCCCAGACGCCACCGTCACCAGCTCGGCCCACACCGCCACCGCGCTGCAAGTCGCCGAAGAAGGCACCGTCCTGCTGAAGAACTCCAACGTACTGCCGCTGGGATCCACGACGCACTCGATCGCGGTGATCGGCGATGACGCGGGTCCCCAGACCCTTTCCCGCGGTGGCGGGTCCGCCGAGGTCATCCCGCCGTATGTGGTGACCCCGTACCAGGGCATCGCGAACCGGGCCGCCCGCTCCGGGATCGGCGTCAGCTACGCGTCGGGTCCCCGGAACAACGGAGCCCTGCCGGACATCCCGGCCAGTGCCCTGGGTAGCGTCACCGGTCAGTACTTCAACGGCACCGACCTGTCCGGCACGCCGCTGGCCACCCGCACCGACGACACCGTCGACTTCAACTGGAACGGCGAACCCCCTGTTCCGGGCCTGGGCAACAGCAACTGGTCGGCGAAGTGGACCGGCACCCTGACCCCGCCGACCACCGGCACCTACACCTTTTCCCTGACCAGCGACGACGGCAGCCGCCTGTACGTCAACGGCCAGCAGGTGATCGACATGTGGCAGGACCAGGCCTCCACCACCAGGACCGGCACCATCTCGCTGACCGCGGGGCAGCCGGTGTCCATCGAGGTCGACTACTTCCAGGGCGGCGGCGGCTCCAACGTCACTCTGGGCTGGCAGCCGCCGGGCACCCCTGATGCACTGACCCAGGCCAAGAACGCCGCGCAGAGCGCCGACGTCGCAGTCGTCTTCGCCGGCACCTACGAGGCGGAGTACGACGCCGTCGGCGGCTCCGGAGGCGACCTGGCCTCCATCGACCTGTCCGCCAACGACAACAACCTCATCCAGCAGATCGCCGCCGTGAACCCGCACACCATCGTGGTCCTGAACAACGGCTCCGCCGTCACGATGCCGTGGATCAACCAGGTCGCCGGGGTCTTCGAGGCCTGGTATCCGGGACAGGAGGGCGGCAACGCTATTGCCGCCCTCCTGTTCGGCGACGTCAACCCCTCCGGCAAACTGCCGGTGACCTTCCCCGCCAGCCTGACCGACATCCCGGACTCCACTGCGGCACAGTGGCCCGGCACCAGCGATCAGGTGCAGTACGCCGAAGGCTCACAAGTCGGCTACCGCTGGTACGACGCCCAGAATAAGACCCCGCTGTTTCCCTTCGGTTACGGCCTGACCTACACCAGCTTCGGGTTCTCCAACCTGAACGTCACCGGCCCGGACTCCTCCGGCACGATCACCGCGACCGCCACCGTCACCAACACCGGCCCGGTCGCAGGCTCCGAAGTGGCACAGCTGTACCTGACCTCACCGGCCAGCGCCGGCGAGCCGCCCAAACGGCTCAAGGGCTTCTCCCGTGTCACCTTGAACCCCGGTGACTCGACAACGGTCAGCTTCACCCTGTCGCAACAGGACTACAGCAGCTGGTCCACCGCCACCAACGGCTGGATCGCCCCCAGCGGAACCTACACCGTCTCCGTCGGCGACTCCTCCCGCAACCTGCCCCTGACCGGCACATTCACCGTCAACGGCACCAACCCCAGCGGCGAAACCATCGCCGGCGTCGCCGCCAACCTGTGCCTGGACGACAAGTGGGCGTCCACCCAGGACAACAACCCCATCTACATATACGCCTGCAACGGCACCGGAGCCCAGAACGTTCAGGTGATTCCGGATGCGACAGACGGGACCGTCACCCTGCACATCCTCGGCAAGTGCGTCGACGTCCAAAACGGAGCAACCGACAACTACACCCTGGTACAGCTGTACACCTGCAACCCCTCCGGTGCACAGCGCTGGGTGCCCCAGCCCAACGGGGCACTGAAGAACCCGCAATCCGGACGCTGCCTGGACGATCCAGGAGCGGTCCTCGACCCCACCCAACTGCAGATCTTCGACTGCAACGGAACTGCCGCCCAAGCCTGGCGCATTCCCTGA
- a CDS encoding ricin-type beta-trefoil lectin domain protein codes for MSLTLTQRSARWAVALAVAAAPAFTTIAAAPAAQAAAGATGEIVGIAGKCVDDAGGSTQNGTKIEVWDCNGTSAQSWYVGSDGTLHLGGPNGKCLETAGQGTTNGIGVDLSDCTGGSSQKWTPDANGRLVGTASGRCLDAPGGSATNGLQLDIYDCNLTAAQQWSLPDGLALAVSAPSGQNAVVGAATGLRPTGSGGTAPYAWSATGLPPGMAMNYINGTVQGAPTSPGTYTATLTATDLKGAIASTTFTWTVSAPSSGTAWYLDCSAATGGNGSQGSPWNTVASADAHTFAPGDSLLLKRGTTCTGQLAPRGSGTAAAPITLDAYGTGANPTVAGNGVAAAGSPALGGGAVQLTDQSYWIIQNLKVTNHAGAEARRSGIDILVDDKTEHDGITIRDTEVTDVTGFSDRGANYKDFYLSHGIGVDLPYDGGFVKGLTIADNYVHDLHGNGIGLYGDQDTGNNNNAVRNQQVLIQGNTLKDISNDGIVVCVSDSPLIDHNTADQLGWTAVNAVLIAGIWGWGDTNPTFQFNEVSNITLQSHDSEAWDCDGYITGTCTYQDNYDHDNAGGILLDCVGCGGAEATVIVYRHNVSVNDCRIINMSGNLASYRFSNNTIDCGTKTWDTSSPAPSYAEFDNNIFRGPSGSAVWVPSGPTYANNTFIGFAAAGYNASTADPQFVGPTGDAYGIATLGGYQLSAGSPALASGTVVPNWGQEIPANDGQDLWGNLNGTVPNRGAYSGAGTGAPTRIDDTAASYTGSWGNAGCAGCYGGANHYTNSTGAAASTTVTGSTISVFASQTSDNGIAAVSIDGGPAVNVNLYTPGSAVFGQLVFTSPRLTYGSHTVTITCTGQSDPRSSGTYVSLDSYTASS; via the coding sequence GTGTCCCTGACCCTCACTCAGCGATCGGCCCGATGGGCCGTCGCGCTAGCGGTCGCCGCGGCGCCCGCGTTCACCACGATCGCCGCGGCCCCCGCCGCCCAGGCGGCGGCCGGGGCCACCGGCGAGATCGTCGGCATCGCCGGCAAGTGTGTCGATGATGCCGGCGGCTCCACCCAGAACGGCACCAAGATCGAGGTGTGGGACTGTAACGGCACCTCGGCGCAATCCTGGTATGTCGGTTCTGACGGAACCCTTCACCTCGGCGGACCCAACGGCAAGTGCCTGGAGACTGCCGGCCAGGGCACGACGAACGGAATCGGCGTCGACCTGTCGGATTGCACCGGCGGCTCCAGCCAGAAGTGGACGCCGGATGCGAACGGGCGACTGGTCGGAACCGCCTCCGGCCGCTGTCTTGACGCCCCCGGCGGAAGCGCGACCAACGGCCTGCAGCTGGACATTTACGACTGCAACCTCACCGCTGCGCAGCAGTGGTCGCTGCCCGACGGCCTGGCCCTGGCGGTGTCGGCGCCATCCGGCCAGAACGCCGTGGTGGGCGCGGCGACCGGTCTGCGACCGACCGGATCCGGCGGCACGGCCCCGTACGCCTGGTCGGCCACCGGCCTGCCCCCCGGCATGGCGATGAACTACATCAACGGCACCGTGCAAGGAGCACCGACCTCCCCCGGCACCTACACCGCCACCCTGACCGCGACCGACCTGAAGGGTGCGATCGCCAGCACCACGTTCACCTGGACCGTCTCCGCGCCCAGCAGCGGCACCGCCTGGTATCTGGACTGCTCGGCAGCCACCGGCGGCAACGGCAGCCAGGGCTCGCCCTGGAACACCGTGGCCTCGGCGGACGCCCACACCTTCGCCCCCGGTGACAGCCTGCTGCTCAAGCGCGGAACCACCTGCACCGGGCAGCTCGCACCCCGGGGCAGCGGCACCGCCGCCGCGCCGATCACCCTCGACGCCTACGGCACCGGCGCCAACCCGACGGTCGCAGGCAACGGCGTCGCGGCCGCCGGCAGCCCGGCCCTCGGAGGCGGGGCGGTGCAGCTGACCGACCAGAGTTACTGGATCATCCAGAACCTGAAGGTCACCAACCACGCCGGCGCCGAGGCCCGCCGTTCCGGCATCGACATCCTGGTCGACGACAAGACCGAGCACGACGGCATCACGATCCGCGACACCGAGGTCACCGACGTCACCGGATTCTCCGACCGCGGCGCGAACTACAAGGACTTCTACCTCTCGCACGGCATCGGCGTGGACCTGCCCTATGACGGCGGCTTCGTCAAGGGCCTGACCATCGCCGACAACTACGTCCACGACCTGCACGGCAACGGCATCGGCCTCTACGGTGACCAGGACACCGGGAACAACAACAACGCGGTGCGCAACCAGCAAGTCCTCATCCAGGGCAACACCCTGAAGGACATCTCCAACGACGGCATTGTCGTGTGCGTCTCGGACTCGCCGCTGATCGACCACAACACCGCCGACCAGCTCGGCTGGACCGCGGTCAACGCCGTCCTGATCGCCGGGATCTGGGGCTGGGGCGACACCAACCCCACCTTCCAGTTCAACGAGGTCTCCAACATCACCCTCCAGAGCCACGACAGCGAGGCCTGGGACTGCGACGGCTACATCACCGGTACCTGCACCTATCAGGACAACTACGACCACGACAACGCCGGCGGCATCCTGCTGGACTGCGTCGGGTGCGGCGGTGCCGAGGCGACCGTGATCGTCTACCGGCACAACGTCTCGGTCAACGACTGCCGCATCATCAACATGAGCGGCAACCTCGCCTCGTACCGGTTCTCCAACAACACCATCGACTGCGGGACCAAGACCTGGGACACGAGCAGCCCCGCCCCGTCCTACGCCGAGTTCGACAACAACATCTTCCGCGGACCGTCCGGATCGGCCGTATGGGTCCCGTCCGGACCGACCTACGCGAACAACACCTTCATCGGCTTCGCCGCCGCGGGCTACAACGCCTCCACCGCCGACCCCCAGTTCGTCGGCCCCACCGGGGACGCCTACGGCATCGCCACGCTCGGCGGCTACCAGCTCTCGGCCGGATCCCCGGCACTGGCCAGCGGCACGGTCGTCCCGAACTGGGGCCAGGAGATACCCGCCAACGACGGCCAGGACCTGTGGGGCAACCTGAACGGCACGGTCCCCAACCGTGGCGCCTACTCCGGCGCAGGCACCGGAGCGCCGACCCGCATCGACGACACCGCAGCCAGTTACACCGGCTCCTGGGGCAACGCCGGCTGCGCGGGCTGCTACGGCGGAGCCAACCACTACACCAACTCCACCGGCGCCGCGGCGAGCACCACGGTCACCGGATCCACCATCTCGGTGTTCGCCTCGCAAACCTCGGACAACGGCATCGCCGCGGTGTCCATCGACGGCGGCCCGGCCGTGAACGTGAACCTGTACACCCCGGGCTCCGCCGTCTTCGGCCAACTGGTGTTCACCAGCCCGCGTCTCACTTACGGCAGCCACACCGTCACCATCACCTGCACCGGGCAGTCTGACCCGCGCAGCAGCGGCACCTACGTCAGCCTCGACAGCTACACCGCTTCCAGCTGA